In Helianthus annuus cultivar XRQ/B chromosome 3, HanXRQr2.0-SUNRISE, whole genome shotgun sequence, a single window of DNA contains:
- the LOC110931361 gene encoding uncharacterized protein LOC110931361, giving the protein MDAQLVSAVHAWNHSYFLCCNYILNGMVDTLYNVYCIANTAEELWESLDRKYKTEDAGTKKFVVAKFLDFKMIDSITVISQVQELQVILHDIHVEGMVLSETFQVAAMIEKLPPSWVDFKNYLKHKRKEISIEDPVIRLRIEEDNKIALKRIDGPETAKANVVEHGQSSKGNKNGRKGGKKAHGKRSKLGPKEGVGKKKFEGTGYNCQKQGHKANECKLPKKENARQVNMVHEVDNLIAMITDLSILVTEVNLVGQNHND; this is encoded by the coding sequence ATGGATGCTCAATTAGTGAGCGCGGTTCATGCTTGGAATCATTCGTATTTCTTGTGCTGCAACTATATCTTGAATGGTATGGTTGATACGCTTTACAATGTGTATTGCATAGCCAATACTGCCGAAGAATTGTGGGAGTCTTTGGATCGCAAATACAAAACAGAAGATGCGGGCACTAAGAAATTCGTGGTGGCTAAGTTTTTGGATTTCAAAATGATAGACTCTATCACTGTCATTAGCCAAGTCCAAGAACTACAAGTGATTCTCCATGATATTCATGTGGAAGGAATGGTGCTCAGCGAGACATTCCAAGTTGCTGCTATGATCGAAAAGCTACCACCAAGCTGGGTTGATTTCAAGAACTATCTCAAGCATAAGCGAAAGGAAATATCCATTGAAGATCCTGTTATTCGCCTTCGCATTGAAGAAGACAACAAAATTGCTTTGAAAAGGATTGATGGTCCTGAAACAGCAAAGGCCAATGTTGTTGAACATGGCCAATCTTCGAAGGGAAACAAGAACGGTAGAAAGGGTGGAAAGAAAGCTCATGGGAAACGCTCCAAACTTGGTCCTAAGGAGGGAGTTGGGAAAAAGAAGTTCGAAGGAACTGGCTACAATTGTCAAAAGCAAGGCCATAAGGCCAACGAATGCAAGCTTCCAAAGAAGGAAAATGCTCGACAAGTTAACATGGTTCATGAGGTTGATAACCTCATTGCTATGATCACGGACCTTTCGATTTTGGTCACAGAAGTTAACTTGGTTGGGCAAAACCACAATGATTAG